One part of the Palaemon carinicauda isolate YSFRI2023 unplaced genomic scaffold, ASM3689809v2 scaffold1395, whole genome shotgun sequence genome encodes these proteins:
- the LOC137635544 gene encoding uncharacterized protein — MTSVGPSSRDHSVTRIKRKNKILRLGLNCLFISRPKPTDKKLEVELLIDSILSHQEEGDLKTTDDLQPLLLAEALRDCGRYNSGRDSSDMREAARELRRADKTAAFTITEDFSPGYLYGNVKTHKKGNPLRPIISQCPTPTYHLAKRLNNLLTPYVPNVYSVTSSTEFLGKLKRSPTSGTIASLDVKFLFTNVPVRETMDLILERVYRDPSIPTLNIPEEALRTLLEVCTMKAPFTTHRGHTYIQKIGVVMGSPLCVLLANFYMGVVEERFFSLIRRPDIYVRYIKETFMMAPSTQNIETLHRTKDGQLPCLDVLISPNTTGFDTSVYIKPTNLGLCLNGDSECPTRYKASTIKAYACRVLSTAPVGLPHTKDSTESPRS; from the exons ATGACTTCCGTAGGTCCCTCCTCCAGAGACCACTCTGTAACAAGAATAAAACGAAAG AATAAAATACTGCGGCTGGGGCTTAACTGCCTTTTCATATCTCGCCCCAAACCTACAGATAAGAAGTTAGAAGTTGAACTTTTAATAGACTCTATCCTTAGTCACCAGGAGGAAGGGGACCTTAAAACAACTGATGATCTCCAGCCCCTGCTCTTGGCTGAAGCCCTTAGAGATTGTGGACGATACAACAGTGGCAGGGACTCCAGTGACATGAGGGAGGCAGCCAGGGAGCTGAGGAGAgctgacaagactgctgccttt ACTATCACTGAGGATTTCAGCCCTGGTTACCTCTATGGTAATGTGAAGACTCATAAGAAAGGCAACCCACTCAGACcgattatcagccagtgcccgacGCCGACCTACCACTTGGCAAAAAGACTTAACAACCTCTTGACTCCTTATGTTCCAAACGTGTACAGTGTCACCTCATCTACTGAGTTCCTTGGTAAGCTAAAAAGGTCCCCCACCAGTGGCACCATCGCTTCACTGGATGTGAAGTTCCTTTTTACTAACGTTCCTGTTAGAGAGACCATGGACTTGATCCTGGAGAGAGTCTATAGGGACCCCTCTATTCCAACCCTGAACATCCCGGAGGAGGCCCTCCGAACTCTGCTTGAAGTATGTACTATgaaggccccttttaccacacacagaggtcacacatatatacagaagaTTGGTGTAGTGATGGGCTCTCCCCTTTGTGTGCTCTTAgccaacttttatatgggagttgttgaagagaggtTTTTCTCACTAATACGTCGTCCAGACATATACGTGAGATACATCAAGGAAACTTTTATGATGGCTCCTTCTACCCAGAACATCGAGACCCTCCACAGGAC CAAAGATGGACAGCTGCCCTGCTTAGATGTTCTCATATCTCCTAATACTACCggatttgatactagtgtgtacattaaacccactaacctcgggttatgcttgaacggagacagtgaatgccctaccagATACAAGGCTTCCACCATCAAGGCATACGCCTGCAGAGTCCTCTCCACTGCTCCTGTTGGGCTGCCACACACCAAAGACTCTACCGAGTCGCCCCGGTCCTAG